The genomic interval gattagagagtgaaacacagggtttaggatttctgtacaggggggtttagagaagtaagatggaggaattggggcgtgtcctgtccttcttcttcttcttctcctccatcttctgtggtgatggtggcactttgggattggttattactaaaagtgcactggtcaataagggtgaaaggtattggggaaaaatgataaatattgtacacgtaactttgggtataaagataggtgaccgcccggagggcgggggagtgtgctcatggctggctgctgagcagacctctgtcgggctgagagaaaatcttttagataaacaattaataaacaccgagaccgagaaaagaactgaagcctcttctcgtcctttgaaacgcgggctgccccaaggtcaccccgggcctttccaggccatccaaacagccgaaaagCGGACACTCCTGTGCTTGGCACAGGCACTGGGAGCAATGGGTGCCCTCAGCTACCAGACCAACCCACAAGAAATGTGTGTGTCCGTGTCTCAGGCATGACAACAACTGAAGAGGCAGAACAGACATCTAGGAGAGAAGAGGTAGCATCTTTGCTATCCTGTCTGAATCCTCCATCTCATCTCTGCCCTCTCTTGAAGCACCttccatccccacagagcagcctgcagagcagatgGAGTATGTGCACTCACTTCAGCCACTCCAGTGAGAAGTCTGGCAGCTCACAGCAAGACACTTCTCAAGCTGCTGCCCAAGTGGCTACAGTAGCCCCACAAAGGTGTTTTGGGCTTCTGTTTGCCAAATGCCTAATCCCAAATTTTAGAATCATAACTTATATGTTATATTTAATCAACATGAACTGCATTTCCATGTTGTCACCTCATTCCAGAATCCTtctgaaagaacaaaaagcagTGTTGATGATTTTGCCTGCTCTCAGTGGCTTCAAACCAGATCCATGGCCCACTGCTTTTTACAGCACTCCCTTAGTCTATTTTTAAGAGCAGTTTGAGAAATAAAAGCTATTTAAAACAAGCAGCATGAAAAGAAGTATCATTTGCTTCACATGATTATTATGTGCATAGTAATGACAGGAAGAATACTGCAAATGTTTTccaactcttaaaaaaaaaaagaacacttcCTTTGCAATatgtaattttgaattttaatttagatAACTCAGACTATTTACTGGCAACATAAATATCCATATTCATGACATCTGATTTGCTATAATCTTTATTTCTGATGTGCTGCATCTGTGAATACTTGAAGTCCTTGAGTTTGCTTTCATGGGCAATTATATGGGAATGTCATCCAATAGCAACAGATTGATTTACAGTTTAGACTTCATAGCACCAAAAGACAATTCATTTTCTCTCAGATGAGCTGTGGCATGAGACCTGGGATTGATGCTTCAGTtctcatttttttaacaaattactttttcttgtCCAATAGACATGCAAATGAAGGGCATTATAATGAAGGTCAACCCAGTGCCTTTCAGATGCATTCTCTCAGTATATCTCAGTGCTTTGCAAAGgtcagaggaaggaagggaaatggaCAGCAAGTAGAAACATAGATTTCTTCCAAGTGTTTTGGAGGGGAAAGAGGCACAGGTATGGTATTTGGTCATTTCACCTTCACACCCAAGGACTCCCTCATTCTGACTTCCACTGAGCCTTCCAGAAATCCAAGTTCTTGCGatgcaaaacacatttttttaaaaacttctccATCTCTAACTACATTTCCTTCCAGTTCTGCCTGCTGGAAGTTATTCTATAGTAGAAAGGTTCTTCcagtaaaacaaattttaattaattttgacaGGCGATGGGAAGAATTAAACAAACCCACAATAAATCCGCAGTAAGTACAATAGGAGAAAGTAGTATGAATATCACTTTTGATGCATATAttgccagaggggctggaaagtGTTTAAGACATGAACCTTTAATGCCTTGTACTAGAGAAGTTTCAGTCATGCTGGAGGTAAAAGCAGTAAAGCACCAAAACCCCACTAGCCttcagccctggggcacagcacctGCCCTGGCCTGGAAACCCAGCCAGGAGccaccccagggctgagaggccATTTATGCTTTAAGAGCCATTTGTACTGATGCCTTATCAAGGCtggcctagaacagaggctagacagacTTAAAGAGTGAagcaggtatttattaaaaggctttcatggatccaccttggacagcacaagagcccagacAGgactacacccaagatgaacccaatATAGCCACAAAAAAATGGATGACCCGTCACGaagtctctcacttttataagttctgggCTGTTTGCATATTGGAATTAATTGTCCCAttacagctttaggttatggagtcccatccttcttgtttttttcGCTTCAGTCCACGTTGTTTGGCCACGTTGTTGTcaatgctcttgggcctgaaatCTGGGTGGCTGTTCTTAGTCCcaagctagagaaggaattgttttgtctccctatTCTGCGAAGAACGCTCACAACACTTAAAAcgaagctcagaactacacactaaagcagcacagaacctgaaaaatacaaaagttaAAACCTAAGAGTTTTAACTCTAAGTTAATACCAGGCCTGGGTGCGCTCTCGGGGAGCTCCAAGCGCCCCAAAGAGCAGGACTATCAGAGCAgtcgggccgggccgggctgggccgggccgggtcGGTCCCTCAGTGGCCGGCCGGTCCCCCGATGGCCGAGCCACACCGGGCCGGTCCCTCAATGGCCAGGCCAGGCCGATCCCTCAATGGCCGGGACACACCGGGCCGGTCCCTCAATGGCCAGGCCAGGCCGATCCCTCAGCGGCCGGGACACACCGGGCCGGTCCCTCAATGGCCAAGGGCCGATGGAAAGCGCGGGTACACACCCCGCTCAGGcgcggagggggcggggccggctggcgggggcggggcctggcgcggcggggccgccagAGGGCGCCACTgcgcgggcggggcgcggcTCGCGGGCTGGGGGTGCGCGCCGGTGCCGCGGGGCCGGACAGAGCCCGGCCCGACCGCCGGCCCCaaccgcccggccccgctccccctcCGGACACTCCAGCCCGTCCGGCCCTTCCCCTCCCGGGCAGGGAGCGGGGCCGCACAGACAAGGTAAGGGCGCGCGGCCGGCTCCCGTCCCGCCGGCTGCGCGTTTGGCGTCTCCTTTCCGTGTCTGTCCCGTCCCTTCCGTGGGGTGGGCGTTGTCCCtccgtccctctgtccctctgtatttctgtccctctgtccctccatgcccCGGCGGAGCGCGCAGGTCTCCCGTCCGCCGGCAGAGCCCCGCGGCGGTGAGGGCAGGCCCGGGCATGTCCCGGGGAGGCGCggccggcgcggccccgccgtgCCCCTCACACCCCTgggctgcggggccgcgggTGCCCCGGGGCGCTCCGAGCGTGTGCCCGGGCTGCCGTACCTCGGCCGCAGAGTTTGTGAGGGTTTGGTGAGTTTGCCGCGTTTCAGCTGTTTGACCGGCCGGGCTGTTTCTCGCCGCAGATGATCGATACCTTGGCGAGCGGCGGCGCTCGGGACCCGGCGCTGGAGCTGCCCGcgatgctggagcaggagctgcggGCCCAGCCCCGCGCCGCCGGGCTCCGGCTGCTCGAGGCTGCCCACGACAATGGGCTGCGAATGACAGCACGGCTGCGAGACTTCGAGGTGAAGGATCTCCTCAGCTTGACTCAGTTCTTTGGCTTCCACACCGAGACGTTCTCTCTAGCCGTGAATTTCTTGGATAGATTCCTGTCAAAAATGAAGGTAAGGCTTTTTAAAGGATAAGCTCTCAGCCTAGTTCCTATTCGAAACTGGAATGTCTTGGGTTTAGATAAAGGTTAAGCTCCTTCCAGAGGTTTATGATTGTGCAGAGCTAAAAAATTGTGTTCTCCATTCAGATTTTGGTATTGTTAAGAAAGGTTTcctctggaaagggaaaaactaAAGAATGTCCATGGGCTGGGAAACAGGACATGTTAATGGCTTAGACCAACACagactgcctgtgctgctgcacagatacaaaaaaagttaaattactTCTTTCAGCCTATCAATTTACCCTGTGTATATGAAGATGCTGTTTAACACTTAAAATCTGGTCAGACATCAGTTAGCACTGCACTCTCCCATGCAGATGTGACATGCTGACCTGAGTTGTTTTAAATTGTCTAACAAGACAGGATTACCATTGTACAATTTGGACAAGAACAAAAGCTTGTTTTGCTTGTGTGTTCaaacaaaaatgagaaagcTAGATGGAATGGATGGGAAAATTATGATTTCAAAGACTTGTGAATCCAGATGAGGCAGTAAAAATCAGGGAATAAAATAAGGGAATAAAATAAGACCATTTGTATATACATGTACGTATATATGTTTGTATACATAGTTAAAATAAAGTTGTAATCGCCCAATATTTTACTATCACCCACCATGTAGAACACTTTGTCTTAAAATCTTCCTATTAGGCTATTTTAGAACTTTATTAGCAAGTCAGTTCTACCTCAATCAAAATTGCTCTGCAGTCTTTGCTTTTTAGAAGAATGAGATGCAATTTACAGTGCATAACTGTTTATTTGTTCAGTTAAATAAAGATAGTAACGTACAGTAAAAGACTTAGTTTTCAGtctccaaaaaacaaaacaactccTCATCCCCCATAATTATTTGATGAAATAGATTGATGTCTACAGTTTGATACTTGCATGTTGTAATAGCTGATCAGAGgctttcttctttaaaaataatttacttttctttagGTACAGCCTAAACACTTGGGCTGTGTTGGACTCAGCTGCTTCTACTTGGCTGTGAAGGCATCAGAAGAAGAGAGGAATGTGCCCTTGGCCACTGATTTAATCCGAATCAGCCAGTATAGATTCACTGTTTCTGATATGATGAGGATGGAGAAAATCATACTGGAGAAATTGGGTTGGAAAGTCAAAGCTATAACTGCCTTCCAATTTCTACAGCTctatcattcattcattcatgaGAATTTAAGCTGTGAAAGGTACAATAACTAATCCTGATTTTGCTATAACTGCCTAAGACCAGAAAATGTATGATGTAGAACAATAAGCAGGGAAATTGCTTGAGTAATTGGCTTTTCTATACTTTAAAAATTCCACAAACTTTTCCCCCTACTTGTAATTGTCATAAATGTGAGCATCTGTGGTTTAATACtattgtaattttaaatattgtttgcCTGAATGGAGTATTGCTCTCTGAGCTGAAAACCAAACTTGCTCAATAATGATGGTATAATAAATCTCTGCTTATGCTGAAGTATTGCCTCATTGTAAAGATTGCAAAATCTGGTTTAAAAAGATTCCTTTTGCTAGTAAGCACTGAAATTCTTTGTTAAGCCTGCTTTGGTAATGCAACTCTTCCCCAGTGTAACACAAGATTTATTTTTGGCATTGAGGCTGCCAAAACTGAACACCTGTTTGAATGTAACCCCAGAAGTTCTGGGACAAATGAGGCCTTTGTTTAGATAATGAACATTCTTGCTGCTTCTCTGAGTTCCCAGAGTGATGTTGCCTTGATCAGTCTTGCATTCCTCTAGATTCACTCATCTGTTCTTATTACAGGAGAAAATACCTTAATTTTGAGAGACTTGAGACCCAGCTTAAGGCCTGTCACTGCAGAATCATGTTTTCTAAAGCCAAGGTAAAGATCTTCAAAGTTCAGAGAAAATTAAACTGCTGAAACTTAGCAAAGCAGTGTCTAAAAACATCTTCTCTCTCTCCAGCCTTCTGTCTTGGCACTGTCTATTTTGGCACTAGAGATAGAAGAACAAAAACTGCTGGAGTTGACAGAGCCATTGGAATTTCTACAGTTACATTCCAAGGTATGTGCAGATAAAATTTCAGGGGAGGGTGGAAGCAAAGTGCATGGAAAGGTCTACACAGTGGGGAAGGAACAGGTGCATTGGCATATTGGTTTCTTTTGTGGCTTTCTCGTgatgttttgttgggttttttttcatttggccTGGGATATTTGGCTGCCTATCTTGTTGAAGAAGCTGAAAGTACATGTACAAAGTAAAGATTTAGCTAGTTGTTAACATAGGACATTCTGTGTTGTTATGTAGATAAGCAACAGAGAGTTGACCTTCTGGAAGGAGCTAGTGTTGAAGTGCCTTAGAGAATATTCCTCAAGCAAGTGTTCCAAACCAAAtgtgcagaaattaaaatggattGTGTCTGGACGTACAGCTCGGCAGCTTAAACACAGCTACTACAGAATAGCACACCTTCCTACCATTCCAGAGACCACCTCATAATAGGTAAGGCTTTGTAAAATCTGTAAAATCAACTTCTGATAATGTAGAAGTAAAATTAGCTGTTAACTACCCCCAGGGTCTTACAGGTTACCTCCTGGAATCATGGAAGTGTAGTTGCCTGTTCTCATGTTCATGCTTAGACCATGCTGTACCTAAAGAAGGGACAACCCAATTAATGTATGAACACTGGAGAAAGAACTGATGTGTGTTGTGGTAACAGAAATGTTCTACAGACATTGGGACCACATTCACGCTAAAATGTGAAGTAAAGcttggaaaaggggaaaaaaacctttgcCTTGCTCTTagccaaaaagaaaaccagcctGTTAGAAGGAGTTTCTTGTAATTGTTCACTTAAGCCACTTAGACAGTTTTATACAGTTTTATTTGTAGAACTGCTTAGTGAAGGCTAAAATCTGTAATTCAGTTACTCCTGTTACTGTTGTTTTAGTCTGTAAAATGGTAAACTTCTTACCTAGACTTTACTTCCAGAGGCTACACGTTTTTCTCTAACAGCCATCttgctgttttgctgtattAAGATCTCATGCTTTGTTGGGCTCTTGTAGAAAGCATTTCTGTTgactggtttgtttgggtttttttacaggaGTACAATAAAATGGGAAGACCATCCTGTGACCTTGTCAACAGGCACACAGATACCTGAGAAACAGTCTGAACCGTGATCTTAATAATGAAGAGCTCAACTCATGGAAAGAACATGTAACATTTCAGACTAAAGATCCTTCCAGCAAATACCAGTTCTTTTCATGATGAATTCAGTATGTGGTGTCAGTTTTCATTCTTACTTGGTAGACTGTTCACTAGTCAGTGGAATAACACAATCCCAATACAAGGGATTTTAACACCTTAGAGTTTGTAGAGCAGTTTGTGTAATCTAACCTCAGTTTACAGTAACTGCAGGTGCTGAATTaggtattaatttttaaaacctggTTCACTTTCTGAGGATTATGCAATACTAGGAAAATCTGATGTGCAGTAGTGGAGTGCTGCAGTGTGTTAAGAAAAGAAAGACTAATCCAACTCAATCTTGACGACAACAGCAAATGCCTGCCAGCTCACCTGGTGTGCTGTTTGGGCAGTACTTTGTGTCCACGTGTTCCtgccaggatgggcactggccTCCTTCCACAGACACATTAAACAGCAGCCTGTGATACCCACTGAATGTGTCAGGCAGGTAGAGCAGGAGAACAGAGGAACTTTACTGTGTTCCTTTAGCAAAGACAGTCACTAGCACAGCATCAGTAATTGCAGTATTTTGTAAGAGCTGTAGTTTGCTGATGCCACTCTCATTGAGTGTAAAACTTGGTGATACCTAATGAAGGACTAAGGCAAAGAACTGGGTCACATGTAACCCTGTCATGCCCTAAATCTGACATTAGTTTTCCAGAGTTTTGCTGTACTAGAGGTAAATGCTGATACTGAACAGGCACATTGTTACAGGTACAGTAGGAGCAGGGCTAGTTCCCCCCATGGCCTCTGTGTAGGAGTAATCCAGATGAGAAACACTGAAGATTGCTTCAACTCTGATCTCTTTCATGGTAAGCTTTGTAAAACACAACTGTTCTGAAGACCAGGTCAATATTTGAGACATTTGTGCTTCTAGTGCTACCAAGGAAGTGAATAATAAGAGTGTATTATTGTATGTTAGATGAAAAGAGATTCTGGGAGAGTTGCTAATGTCCTCTTGAATTCTGCGTCACTGTGGGACAGAGGCTGTTGGCAACAGGCTGTTAAAGCTGATTGTGATATGGACTGATGGAGTGGAGAAGGAGAGGTCAGAGTGTGGGATGAGGTGTTGGCCAGCCAACCCTTCCCTGTGATGGTACCAGCTGAGGTGGAAACCATTCTTTGCATATCTCAAAGTAGTTAAAGCTTTCACAGAAGACTCCATACCAAAGCTCTCTACTGGACAAATCAAATCCTCTCATGAGCTCATGGGAGTGATTGCACTGCAAAACATGTAAGTGGCTGTCACacctgtcagtgctgcctgggcATTGTGCTGACCTGTGCAAAGTGGTTCAAAGGTGTGGTCAGCCTGCTGGGAGAGGATGCAGTGTGCAATTCTAATTGTCCTGTCTCAAGATATGTACCTTTAAATTAAACATTGAAATGTGCTTAACTAAGTAGCTTTTTTCCTGTAGTGTATGTTATGAAACATATTAGTAGGAAGCCTATAAATGTGACTTACACCTGAACAGTACCTGGAGAAAAATTTTCAGGCAGGAGGTAAGAcataatgcagattttttttttttccccagtttatttttataagaGGTTGAGGCTGTGTAGGAGGAACCACATGAGAAAATGCTGAATATCTTAAAATATCTGTTCTTCAGcagtgaatcacagaatgggtcaggttggaagggaccatggGTGGGATCAGCTGGTCCCACCTCcttgctcaagcagggtcatcccagagcacatgacACCAGATATCATCCAGACATTTCTTGATTAACTCCAGTAAGTCAGACTCCATACCATCCTAGGGAAACCTGTTCCTGTGCACAGTGGCTGCACAGGAAAGAACTTATTCCTCATGTCCAGGTGGAACACAggcatcacagaatcactaggttggaagagacctccaagataACGTTGAGTCCAGCCCATTCCTTGACAGCTCAATTAagccatggcactgagtgccacatccagtctttttaaacacatttggggatggtgactccaccacctccccaggcaggccTTTGTAATTCATCATCACTCTTTCCATAAATaagtttttcctaatatccaacctgtatttccttTGGTACAGCTTAAGGCTGTGTCCTGTcattctgtcagttgctgcctggagaaagagaccacCTCCCACCTGAAtacaggcacctttcagggagGTGTAGGGTGTATtgaggtcacccctgagtctccttttctccaggctgaacacccccagctccctctggttcctcacaggatttgtgttcccagcccctctccagcctcgttgtCTCCTCTGGATGCGCTCAAGCATCGCAACgtccttcccaagctgaggggccagagctggacacagcactccgggtgtgccctcagcagtgccaggtacaggggcagaatgaccttcctgctggccacaccattcctgatccaggccaggagccatgggccttcctggccaccagggcactctgctggctcatgttcaatGGGCTGTCAGCCAATACCCCCAGGGCCCTTtgtgcctgggcactgtccagccacaccatccccaaCCTGTAACACTGCAGGGGGTTactgtggccaaaatgcaggacttggcactcaggtttattaaacttcatcccactggactctgcccatccatccaaccattgcaggtcaccctgcagagccctcctaccttccagcagatcaacacatTTTCCCAGCTTCGTGTCACCTGCAAATTTACTAATGAAagactcaatcccctcatccatgCCATCAGTAAAAATGTGGAACAgagctggccccagcacagagccctgagaaCACCACTActgcctggctgccagctggatgcagcactgctcaCCACCACTCTGGGCTggccatgcagccagttctgagcccagcacagagtgctcctgtccctgcccggggctgcagcttctccaggagtgtgctgtgggagacagtgccCAAGGCCTTGCTGGAGTCCAGATACACAAcagccacagcctttcctgcaccCACCAGGCAGGTCACCTGGTCATGGAAAGAGACCAGGCTGGTCAAACATGACCTACCCCTCTTAAACccctgctggctgggtctgatgCCCTGGCCATCCTGTAAGTGCTGTGTGATGGCACTCAATATAAAGTGTTCCATTTCCTTACTGGGTACTGAGGGCAGGCTAACTGGCCTACAATTACCGGATTCTCCTTCCCCCTTGTGAATGAGTgtcacattggccagcttccagtcatctggaacatcaccagtgagccaggactgttggcaaatgatggagagcagcattGCAAGCTCATCTGCCAACTCCCTCATCATCCTGGGGTGGATCCCATCCGGCCCCACAGATTTATGAACATCCAAGAGGCTCAGCAGTTCTGACTGCCTCCTCCTAGATAACGGGGACCATTGTGCATTGCTCCCTCACACCATCTTATCAACCAAAGAAGACAGTTGTCCTGAGGATAAAGGCATCTTCTCactaaagactgaggcaaagaggGTGTTAATCACTTGctccttctcctcatctgcGGGTACTGAGTTCTCTCCCACATCCAATAGGTTGGTCTTAACAAAGGTTggtttgtgcccattgcctcttgtcctgttgctgggcACCATGGAGCAGAGTCtggtccctgctctgagccctccctgcagacagggacagacagggatgaggtcccctctcagctCTATCTCCTCTagaggctgaacagccccagctcccaaagCCTTTCCTTGTAGGGACATCCTTCAATCCCTTCCACAGCCTCTGCTGGActcactccaggagctccatgtcccTCTCACCTtgagcagcccagctgcacacagcactccagatctGGCCTCaccatggcagagcagaggggcaggatcaccaCCCTGACCTTCTGGCAATGCAGTTCCTGATTCACCCCAGGATATAATTGGCCTTCTTGtctcccagggcactgctggctcagggacagctcattgtccaccaggaccccaaggtccttctgcacagagctgctctccagcacatcagccccagcctggtgcGTGGGGAGATTCCTTCCCAAGTGCACATAAGCAAGAATAAGAACATATCCTTGCATTAAGACAAGTTGTAGATTTAGAACTGATTTGTTTACTATAGtgtttctaaaaagaaaaaaaccacccaaaccaaaCATTCTGCTTAAAGACATTACTTTTTTATGTACACCTTTCTCTATAGGTTGTGCCTTAGTATCATAAAGTTATCACAGCTTATAAATCAGCTGGTAACATTTTGTCTTCAGTCTGCTGGAAAAGATCTTCTTTCTCTTCACTGAAGTAATTTTGACAACAATCCATTGAAGAGATCACTGAAGTCTTCAACAGTTACATGATTCCAGTCCTTAACTGTAACATGTAATTTGTCTAAAGGGTCACATATAAAAAGTTCACTTTTCAAGACTAGAAAAGTCTGGTCCTCCTTTGCTGTAGTTTCCAGAAATTTCTGCCCCACTGAAGTCAAACCCAGGGTTCTGAtggaagtaaaattaaaaattgtttagTAAGTAAATTATGTAGAATAAAAATGCTTTAGAAAATCCCAGACAAcccacaaaggaaaaaaaaaactaaattgCTTTTTGTTAATATTCTGCCATTGAAACAAGAACATATAACAATCAACTTGTCATACATTTAACACAGCACTGAAATTCTTGGAACATGCATAAACAAACTCTGAATTGTCATAGTTTGGTTGCCTGCTGCTTAAGTGACTTTGTAATGCTGTTCCTGCTTAGCAAGTAATCAGATCTgccagaaaagaaattttaaggaAAGTTTAAGAACAAGATCTGGCCTTTGGTGTCCTTTGAAACTGCTTTTTGAAAATCTAAGTATGTGCACTGATGGATAGCAAGGTTCATAAAACTGCTGTTCTCTGCTGCAGTACATAGCCTGCTGATTCAGCTGGTATGTAAAATGTAATTGTACACCTCTGCAGACATGTACAGGAATAGTTGTGCGCCAAAGGTAGAGCAAAAGAATTTAGGCAATTTTAGTAAAAGTGCAAGGAACATTTTTCAGTGAACTATTGCACTCCATCTTACATTATAAACAAGCATATCCAGCAGAGTTGATGTTCAGATTTTATGCTAAGTATGGCTTTGTCATAATTCTAGATAATAGAAGCTGTGTGTAGCCTAACAAGTGAAAAGTTGTAAGGAAGATGCAATTACTAAAACAGCAACAGCACCTCCAAACTCACCTGAACTTATCACAAACCCTGCAGACAGAGTGCAGACAGAATAATCTCCTCAAAGCACAATGATAAAACCTTATAAGCATTTTATAGATATTGAACTAAAGCATATATTTCCATGGCATTTGCTCAGCTTTCCTGGCCATAACCTCTGTGTGCTAACAGAACATCTAAGGAGTAACTATGGTGCTTTAACTTACTTCTCTTTGGAATCTCTCCAGTGTAAGTTTCCTTTGCATCTGGTCCTGTACCCAAGGGTCAGCAGCATATTCATTTTCTAACAGAGAGGTCCAACAATTTCCAGCATCTCTATTTGTCTTCATTAGAACAATTCGTATCAGCTGCCTGTCTTCTGTTGAATGAAAACACAAAGAGCAACTTTAAACTCAGTCCTATGTGCTGGTTCTTTTCTTGGTTTGGTGAATTCAACATTAACAAGCATAAGATATGAAGTAATTTAAATTCTTAATGCCAATGCCAACCTAGTtcttgataaataaataaacattaacAAGAAAAAAGGCTGAGGCAAAGACAGCCTGTACTGTCATCTCTCCCCTTCTGGCCTGTAAAATGCTGAAGCTGTTTTAAGGGATTAAACACAGTTCAGAAGTGCTTCTATTGCAAACATAAAGTAACCTCCTGGAGATGTTCACAACAAAGATTTAATCTACTAATATAGACAACTCTGCTAAGGCAATAATGAGAAATTTAAGGTCAGGCTGTACAGAGAGTTATTACCAACAAAAAGCCAGAACTAAGTTTTAGCAACATATGAACAGATGGTGTGTATGGCCACAGAGAATATATTGAAAGtatgtttcaaaataaatgtgaagTGCAGGGTGTTCAGTTCTACTGAAGTGAATAAATACAGCattagaaatgtattttgaagATTATTTGTGTACTGATAAACACTGGGTTTCACTTCACAATGTGTATTAACACTGTAAATTTTAATGgcttaaattaataaattatcaataaatatttaatatgaatattaaatggaaaagaaaaccctTCACAGAAAATCACTGAGAGGCACAGTCCACAAATATGACTgtcaaaccccaaaatattcagaatacTTTACAGTACTTATGATACAATGGCC from Zonotrichia leucophrys gambelii isolate GWCS_2022_RI chromosome 13, RI_Zleu_2.0, whole genome shotgun sequence carries:
- the CCNG1 gene encoding cyclin-G1, encoding MIDTLASGGARDPALELPAMLEQELRAQPRAAGLRLLEAAHDNGLRMTARLRDFEVKDLLSLTQFFGFHTETFSLAVNFLDRFLSKMKVQPKHLGCVGLSCFYLAVKASEEERNVPLATDLIRISQYRFTVSDMMRMEKIILEKLGWKVKAITAFQFLQLYHSFIHENLSCERRKYLNFERLETQLKACHCRIMFSKAKPSVLALSILALEIEEQKLLELTEPLEFLQLHSKISNRELTFWKELVLKCLREYSSSKCSKPNVQKLKWIVSGRTARQLKHSYYRIAHLPTIPETTS
- the NUDCD2 gene encoding nudC domain-containing protein 2, translated to MSAPFEERSGVVPCATPWGRWYQTLEEVFIEVRVPPGTRAKDVRCSLRSRHIALAVGGQELLQGKLFDSTVTDEGTWTLEDRQLIRIVLMKTNRDAGNCWTSLLENEYAADPWVQDQMQRKLTLERFQRENPGFDFSGAEISGNYSKGGPDFSSLEK